In Haloplanus rubicundus, one DNA window encodes the following:
- a CDS encoding OsmC family protein, giving the protein MTDSDLREAQRPLKEAYEADPEAARVTLTATGDTVDATSCSVEVGEAVYEAELHEGAGGSGTAACSGDLLLGALAACSQLTAQAVIENFGVDADAAVRVEGDLDLRGTMGVADVPVGFQDIRLDVTLSGDLDPETAASIRDATERFCVVYRTLVESPDVATEWTFE; this is encoded by the coding sequence ATGACAGACAGCGACCTCCGCGAGGCGCAACGGCCCCTGAAAGAGGCGTACGAAGCCGACCCCGAGGCGGCACGGGTGACGCTCACCGCGACGGGCGACACCGTGGACGCGACGTCGTGTAGCGTCGAGGTGGGGGAGGCGGTGTACGAGGCGGAGTTACACGAGGGTGCGGGCGGGTCGGGCACTGCCGCCTGCTCCGGTGACCTCCTGCTCGGCGCGCTGGCGGCCTGCTCACAGCTGACCGCGCAGGCGGTCATCGAGAACTTCGGTGTCGACGCCGACGCCGCAGTGCGGGTGGAGGGTGATCTGGATCTCCGGGGGACGATGGGCGTCGCGGACGTGCCCGTCGGCTTCCAGGACATTCGCCTCGACGTGACGCTTTCCGGGGATCTGGACCCGGAGACGGCGGCGTCGATCCGGGACGCGACCGAGCGGTTCTGCGTGGTGTATCGGACGCTCGTCGAGTCGCCGGACGTCGCTACCGAGTGGACTTTCGAGTAG
- a CDS encoding CopD family protein yields MATVDTAINAIHLVFAGLWAGSVLFVARAVVPAARDGDLDATPLRGFVGRFRTWSRVSSLALFLTGGHLAGTRYTAETLLGSTRGYLVLAMVVLWFVLTGLVEVGSGRLVDGLDERKVRSPAQSATPFFTAATVAAVALLALGGVLL; encoded by the coding sequence ATGGCGACCGTCGATACGGCGATAAACGCGATCCACCTGGTGTTCGCGGGACTGTGGGCCGGAAGCGTACTCTTCGTCGCGCGTGCCGTGGTGCCCGCGGCCCGCGACGGCGACCTCGATGCGACGCCACTCCGGGGCTTCGTCGGCCGGTTCCGGACGTGGTCGCGCGTCTCGTCGCTGGCGCTGTTTCTCACCGGCGGCCACCTCGCCGGGACGCGCTACACCGCCGAGACGCTCCTCGGGTCGACCCGCGGGTATCTCGTGCTCGCGATGGTCGTGCTGTGGTTCGTCCTGACCGGTCTGGTCGAAGTGGGATCGGGCCGCCTCGTCGACGGCCTCGACGAACGGAAGGTCCGGTCGCCAGCGCAGTCGGCGACGCCCTTCTTTACCGCCGCGACGGTCGCGGCCGTGGCCCTCCTCGCGCTCGGCGGCGTCCTGTTGTAG
- a CDS encoding phosphatase PAP2 family protein, protein MNDDARRRLQAAFLRRERAARQQLLQSTYRVDEGDAGGDPITDYGKALVHRDDGVPTASAYASLVDALDAGTVEAYNAVELDEQPEGRTLADPHAAYGFEGMGADPWAIHMAPPPSFASPEMGSELVELYCRALCRDVPFGAYGDDGAIADAVADLEAAAGYAGPGGATDPQSGSLDAAGVFRGLLPGTRTGPHVSQLLWKDVPRGAIPQSQRIRVLAAEAAAGTGDADVVGVGPDYLTDWGTWLRVQRGVPVARTNPPPTLVDAGADPDATVTRHIVTGRDLANKVRRQVPYLASRDAAEVLLGMGVPLDRRIPYRQGGSGSETAGTTGIRTAAPVINFGVHDVLESVVSVFDLAQTAAWYRKWLVHRRLRPEEYAGRVEAERRGAGGPFDLPATLRESAAPDRVVDAHGTALLPQAYTEGSPTHPSYPAGHSVVAGATVTVLKAMFDGRHPIPTDELVVPVGDGTVEGTMAGGGTTTVQSTRLASVTEVSTALGATAESIAEARSATITVDDELNKLATNVALGRNWAGIHYRSDGVEGLLLGEQVAVRYLQDHLRATDLPFDGYRLEPFFDAYPGTAEGAAPNHAQDGILITPDRITTPDNESSSVDVDDPAR, encoded by the coding sequence ATGAACGACGACGCCCGCCGTCGCCTGCAGGCGGCCTTCCTCCGCCGGGAACGGGCGGCGCGACAGCAACTCCTCCAGTCGACGTACCGCGTCGACGAGGGCGACGCCGGCGGCGATCCGATCACCGACTACGGGAAGGCCCTCGTGCATCGGGACGACGGCGTGCCGACCGCGTCGGCGTACGCGAGCCTCGTCGACGCCCTCGACGCGGGCACCGTCGAGGCGTACAACGCCGTCGAACTCGACGAGCAACCGGAAGGGCGAACGCTCGCCGACCCGCACGCCGCCTACGGCTTCGAAGGGATGGGCGCCGACCCGTGGGCGATCCACATGGCGCCGCCACCCTCGTTCGCCTCGCCCGAGATGGGTTCGGAACTGGTCGAACTCTACTGCCGTGCGCTCTGTCGGGACGTCCCGTTCGGGGCGTACGGCGACGACGGCGCTATCGCCGACGCCGTCGCCGACCTCGAGGCCGCGGCGGGCTACGCCGGCCCCGGCGGGGCGACGGACCCGCAGAGCGGGTCGCTCGACGCCGCGGGGGTCTTCCGGGGCCTCCTCCCCGGCACCCGGACCGGCCCGCACGTCTCGCAGTTGCTCTGGAAGGACGTGCCCCGGGGGGCGATTCCACAGAGTCAGCGGATTCGCGTCCTCGCCGCCGAGGCGGCCGCCGGCACCGGCGACGCCGACGTGGTCGGGGTCGGCCCGGACTACCTCACCGACTGGGGGACGTGGCTCCGCGTCCAGCGTGGCGTCCCCGTCGCCCGGACGAACCCGCCGCCGACGCTGGTCGACGCGGGCGCCGACCCCGACGCGACGGTGACACGGCACATCGTCACCGGCCGCGACCTGGCGAACAAGGTCCGCCGGCAGGTGCCCTATCTCGCCAGCCGCGACGCCGCCGAGGTGTTGCTGGGGATGGGCGTCCCCCTCGACCGACGGATTCCGTACCGGCAGGGCGGGTCGGGGAGCGAAACGGCCGGGACGACCGGCATCCGGACCGCCGCGCCGGTCATCAACTTCGGCGTCCACGACGTCCTCGAATCGGTCGTGAGCGTCTTCGACCTCGCCCAGACCGCCGCCTGGTACCGGAAGTGGCTCGTCCACCGTCGCCTCCGGCCGGAGGAGTACGCCGGGCGAGTGGAGGCCGAACGCCGGGGCGCGGGGGGGCCGTTCGACCTGCCCGCCACCCTCCGCGAGTCGGCGGCGCCCGACCGGGTCGTCGACGCCCACGGCACCGCGCTCCTCCCGCAGGCCTACACCGAGGGGTCGCCCACCCACCCCTCCTACCCCGCGGGCCACAGCGTCGTCGCGGGGGCGACCGTGACGGTCCTGAAGGCGATGTTCGACGGGCGACACCCGATCCCGACCGACGAACTGGTCGTCCCCGTCGGCGACGGCACCGTCGAGGGGACGATGGCCGGCGGCGGGACGACGACGGTCCAGTCGACGCGGCTGGCGTCCGTGACCGAGGTGTCGACGGCACTGGGCGCGACGGCCGAGTCCATCGCCGAGGCGCGGTCGGCGACGATCACCGTCGACGACGAACTCAACAAACTCGCGACGAACGTCGCCCTCGGGCGCAACTGGGCCGGCATCCACTACCGATCCGACGGGGTCGAGGGACTCCTGCTCGGCGAACAGGTGGCCGTCCGCTACCTGCAGGACCACCTCCGGGCGACCGACCTGCCGTTCGACGGCTACCGCCTCGAACCCTTCTTCGACGCCTACCCGGGCACCGCCGAGGGGGCGGCGCCGAACCACGCCCAGGACGGCATCCTGATCACGCCCGACCGGATCACGACCCCCGACAACGAGTCGAGTTCGGTCGACGTGGACGACCCGGCGCGGTAG
- a CDS encoding SipW-dependent-type signal peptide-containing protein, whose product MDGGGIALTRRRALSALAATGAVSAGVGVGTDAFFSDAESFDGNRLTAGELDLEVAWHKVVETATTRVTTSDGWPTPRGDAAAPLCDLTDLKPGDTGRLTLALRIDGLPGYLSLVGRERADEERGQSEAEAGDDDAEGELDELTTAAVSYLDPTDPASPEAGGATTGAYTGSLSSLLGLGGLGRGLPLDGTGAASVYDCLVDDAPLGTFAGGRTHHLRVEWTVPTWVDSSIASDAFAFDLGIYGVQGDGG is encoded by the coding sequence ATGGACGGCGGCGGAATCGCGCTGACGCGACGGCGGGCGCTGAGCGCCCTCGCCGCGACGGGTGCCGTCTCCGCGGGCGTCGGCGTCGGCACCGACGCCTTCTTCAGCGACGCCGAATCGTTCGACGGGAACCGCCTCACTGCCGGCGAACTCGACCTCGAAGTCGCGTGGCACAAGGTCGTCGAGACGGCGACGACGCGCGTGACGACGAGCGATGGGTGGCCGACGCCGCGGGGCGACGCGGCGGCGCCGCTCTGTGACCTCACGGACCTGAAACCCGGCGACACCGGCCGGCTCACGCTCGCCCTCCGGATCGACGGCCTGCCCGGCTATCTGTCCCTCGTCGGCCGCGAACGGGCCGACGAGGAACGCGGCCAGTCCGAGGCCGAAGCCGGCGACGACGACGCGGAGGGCGAACTCGACGAACTGACGACGGCGGCGGTGTCGTATCTCGACCCGACTGATCCGGCGTCGCCCGAGGCGGGCGGGGCGACCACGGGCGCCTACACCGGATCGCTGTCGTCGCTCCTCGGCCTCGGGGGGCTCGGCCGGGGCCTCCCCCTCGACGGCACCGGGGCGGCGAGCGTCTACGACTGCCTCGTCGACGATGCTCCCCTCGGGACGTTCGCCGGCGGACGCACCCACCACCTCCGCGTCGAGTGGACGGTGCCGACGTGGGTCGACTCCAGCATCGCGAGCGACGCCTTCGCGTTCGACCTCGGGATCTACGGCGTGCAGGGGGATGGCGGATGA